A window from Micromonospora terminaliae encodes these proteins:
- a CDS encoding tyrosine-type recombinase/integrase — MAHDEFADLGDSWELALRADGYSDNTITSYRRALRSLAAWLPPDTTPDQITRDHIRGWIVATRNATSSGTARSWFAGVRHFCRFLLAEGEAATDPTDGIRTPPPNAPVTPVLDEDALRALLATATATTFQDRRDAAILYLLIDGGLRLAEITALRVDDVDVRSRTVTITAGKGSGRSGARRRVIAVGVKAARALDRYLRERRRHPYAELPALWLGGRGRATLTDSGIKAMVQRRAAQAGIGHVHPHMFRHSWAAAFQAAGGSDGDLMTLGGWRSRTMLDRYGAATAADRARRAASRLSLGDRL; from the coding sequence CCTGGGAGCTGGCGCTACGCGCCGACGGCTACTCCGACAACACGATCACGTCGTACCGGCGGGCGCTGCGCAGCCTGGCCGCATGGCTGCCCCCCGACACCACCCCCGACCAGATCACCCGCGATCACATCCGGGGATGGATCGTCGCCACCCGCAACGCCACCAGCAGCGGCACCGCCCGATCCTGGTTCGCAGGCGTCCGCCACTTCTGCCGCTTCCTGCTGGCCGAAGGGGAGGCCGCCACCGATCCCACCGACGGCATCCGGACGCCACCGCCCAACGCCCCTGTGACGCCTGTGCTGGACGAGGACGCCCTGCGGGCGCTGCTGGCCACCGCCACCGCCACCACGTTCCAGGATCGGCGCGACGCCGCGATCCTGTACCTGCTGATCGACGGCGGGCTGCGGCTGGCCGAGATCACCGCGCTGCGGGTAGACGATGTGGACGTGCGCAGCCGCACCGTGACGATCACCGCCGGGAAGGGGTCGGGCCGATCGGGGGCGCGGCGGCGGGTCATCGCCGTCGGGGTGAAGGCGGCGCGGGCGCTAGATCGGTACCTGCGGGAACGGCGGCGGCACCCGTACGCCGAGCTACCCGCGCTGTGGCTGGGCGGCAGGGGGCGCGCCACCCTGACGGACAGCGGCATCAAGGCCATGGTCCAGCGGCGCGCCGCGCAGGCAGGGATCGGCCACGTCCACCCGCACATGTTCCGCCACTCCTGGGCGGCGGCCTTCCAGGCAGCCGGGGGCAGCGACGGGGACCTGATGACGCTGGGCGGCTGGCGCAGCCGGACGATGCTGGACAGATACGGGGCGGCTACTGCTGCTGATCGGGCACGCCGCGCCGCTTCCCGGCTGTCGCTCGGCGATCGGCTGTGA